A stretch of the Sorangium aterium genome encodes the following:
- a CDS encoding acetyl-CoA carboxylase biotin carboxylase subunit: MLKKILVANRGEIACRVLRTCKRLGIATVAVYSDADASAPHVAMADEAVRIGPPPVRDSYLVIHAIVEAARATGADGIHPGYGLLSENQAFAEAVVEAGVTFIGPPPAVLHAFGDKILARDHARGAGVFPPPGTGGPVDPADVEAAQRAAESIGFPLLVKAAGGGGGIGMQIVTDPGKLSRALTACSDRGRAAFGDPRVYMERYIERPRHIEVQVLCDGRGGAVALGERECSAQRRHQKIVEETPSPAAFFQGAAGEARRKELHESALRVVTAAGYVGAGTVEFVAAESGELFFLEVNARLQVEHCVTEMCTGLDLVEHQIRIASGEPLAPEVLGHTYRGHAIEARLYAEDPAKKFAPQPGRVTALRWPDAGDDLRIETGVAEGIEVTPFYDPLLAKIVAHGPTRDEAIARLDRALAETTIELTGPAGPAATNLAFLRQILQDGDFRGGQYDTRFAEALAAGKKPG; encoded by the coding sequence GTGTTGAAGAAGATCCTCGTCGCCAACCGTGGAGAGATCGCCTGCCGCGTCCTCCGGACCTGCAAACGGCTCGGGATCGCGACGGTCGCCGTCTATTCCGACGCGGACGCGAGCGCGCCGCACGTCGCGATGGCCGACGAGGCGGTGCGCATCGGGCCGCCGCCGGTCCGGGACAGCTACCTGGTCATCCATGCGATCGTCGAGGCGGCCCGCGCGACGGGCGCCGACGGCATCCATCCCGGGTACGGGCTGCTCAGCGAGAACCAGGCGTTCGCCGAGGCCGTCGTCGAGGCCGGCGTCACGTTCATCGGGCCGCCGCCCGCGGTGCTCCATGCCTTCGGCGACAAGATCCTCGCGCGGGATCACGCGCGCGGGGCCGGCGTGTTCCCGCCGCCGGGCACGGGCGGACCGGTCGACCCCGCCGACGTCGAGGCCGCCCAGCGCGCCGCCGAGAGCATCGGCTTCCCGCTGCTCGTCAAGGCCGCGGGCGGCGGCGGCGGCATCGGCATGCAGATCGTCACCGATCCGGGCAAGCTGTCGCGCGCCCTCACCGCGTGCTCCGACCGCGGCCGCGCGGCGTTCGGGGACCCGCGCGTGTACATGGAGCGGTACATCGAGCGCCCGCGCCACATCGAGGTGCAGGTGCTCTGCGACGGCCGGGGCGGCGCCGTCGCGCTCGGCGAGCGCGAGTGCAGCGCGCAGCGCCGGCACCAGAAGATCGTCGAGGAGACCCCGTCACCGGCCGCGTTCTTCCAGGGAGCAGCGGGCGAGGCCCGCCGGAAAGAGCTCCACGAGAGCGCCCTCCGGGTCGTGACCGCCGCCGGCTACGTCGGCGCTGGCACCGTCGAGTTCGTCGCGGCGGAGAGCGGCGAGCTCTTCTTCCTGGAGGTCAACGCGCGGCTCCAGGTCGAGCACTGCGTCACGGAGATGTGCACCGGGCTCGACCTTGTCGAGCACCAGATCCGCATCGCGTCGGGCGAGCCGCTCGCGCCGGAGGTCCTCGGCCACACCTACCGCGGCCACGCCATCGAGGCGCGCCTCTACGCGGAGGATCCGGCGAAGAAGTTCGCCCCCCAGCCCGGCCGCGTCACGGCGCTCCGCTGGCCGGACGCGGGCGACGACCTGCGGATCGAGACCGGCGTCGCCGAGGGGATCGAGGTGACGCCGTTCTACGACCCGCTGCTCGCCAAGATCGTCGCTCACGGCCCGACCCGCGACGAGGCGATCGCCCGCCTCGACCGGGCGCTCGCCGAGACGACGATCGAGCTCACCGGTCCGGCCGGGCCCGCCGCGACCAACCTCGCGTTCCTCCGGCAGATCCTGCAGGACGGCGATTTCCGCGGCGGGCAGTACGACACGCGCTTCGCCGAGGCGCTCGCCGCCGGCAAGAAGCCCGGATGA